GGCTTACTCTTAGTAACTGGTTATTGGAATACCGTGAATATCTGGTTGCGTAGCTGGTTACCAGTGTGGGCGGTGCCACTCTAATGTTTGGAATCACTGCTTGGCTCCGCTGGTTTTGGCGGCAATTGACCAGCATGCGCATAGCGCTATTCCTGCTCTTCCTGTTGGCGCTGGCCAGTGTGCCCGGCTCAATTTTTCCGCAACGCGGCACGGCCCCCGCTCGGGTAAGTCAGTATTTGCGCGAGCACCCAAAATCTGGACCGATACTCGATCGCTTACATCTCTTTGATGTCTTCGCTTCACCTTGGTTCGCCGCAATCTATTTACTCTTGTTCATTTCTCTTGCTGGTTGCGTCATACCTCGAGCTTTTGAGTACTGGAGAGAATTACGAAGTGAACCGCCGACTGCTCCGCGCAATTTAAGCCGTCTAGGAGTTTATGAATCATGGCGGACAACAACATCGGCCAGTGATGCGCTTGCTAAAACAGCGGTTAATTGGGAAGCAAAAGGCTGGCGAGTAAAAGTTGGCGACACTTATGTTTCAGCTGAAAAAGGCTATGCACGAGAATTTGGAAATCTGGTGTTTCATCTTGCCTTGCTTGGTCTACTTGTGGCTGTCGGCGCCGGCAGTTCATATGGATTTCGTGGAACTGTGATTGTTCGAGAGGAAACCGGTTTTGCCAACAATGTAACGCAGTACGACTCGTTCACGCCCGGCCGATCATATTCTGCAACTTCACTCCCGCCCTTTTCTTTTTCTTTAACTGACTTCCATGCCAAGTACCAGTCGGGTGGAATGCAATCAGGTGCGGCCCGAGAATTTCACGCTGATGTATTGGTTAAGGCTAATCCCGATGCAAGGGAAGTGAAGTTTCGGATTAAAGTTAATGAACCACTCCGGGTTGCTGGGGTTACTGTCTACCTAGTTGGACATGGCTATTCTCCCGAGTTCACAGTTCGAGATTCCAAAGGAAAAATAGTTTGGCAAGATGCTGCCATTTTTCTTCCACAAGATGCCAACTTCACATCAAATGGAGTTGTCAAAGCGCCAGACAGTGTTCCGCAATTAGGTTTCCAAGGATATTTTCTGCCCACAGTAACTTCTGATTTCAGTCAAGGTCCGCGCTCAATTTTTCCAGCGCCAGATGATCCCCAAGTTTTCCTCAGTGCCTGGAGTGGAGATCTGGGGCTGGACAGCGGACTGCCACAAAGTGTTTATCAACTCGATACGCAAAAAATGAAGCGAATCGGTATCGAAGAGTTAAGTCCTGGCGAAAAGTGGAAGCTACCAAGAGGCCAGGGCGTAATTGAGTTCACCGGCTTCAAGCAGTGGGCCGCAT
This sequence is a window from Actinomycetota bacterium. Protein-coding genes within it:
- a CDS encoding cytochrome c biogenesis protein ResB — translated: MFGITAWLRWFWRQLTSMRIALFLLFLLALASVPGSIFPQRGTAPARVSQYLREHPKSGPILDRLHLFDVFASPWFAAIYLLLFISLAGCVIPRAFEYWRELRSEPPTAPRNLSRLGVYESWRTTTSASDALAKTAVNWEAKGWRVKVGDTYVSAEKGYAREFGNLVFHLALLGLLVAVGAGSSYGFRGTVIVREETGFANNVTQYDSFTPGRSYSATSLPPFSFSLTDFHAKYQSGGMQSGAAREFHADVLVKANPDAREVKFRIKVNEPLRVAGVTVYLVGHGYSPEFTVRDSKGKIVWQDAAIFLPQDANFTSNGVVKAPDSVPQLGFQGYFLPTVTSDFSQGPRSIFPAPDDPQVFLSAWSGDLGLDSGLPQSVYQLDTQKMKRIGIEELSPGEKWKLPRGQGVIEFTGFKQWAAFSLARDPGKGWALGFAIFAIAGLTMSLLIPRRRVWLRVAEHAEGGILCEVGGLAKTQAPGLPAEVTRLSLIVKESAPEVLSD